The sequence TGATTGGGGCAAGGCGCCCCGCGCGATCGAGCAGCACGTCGACCCGAGCGTCGACACAAAGACCGAGCCGCTGCGTCAGGTACAAGACATGCCCGCGGCAGCGTACTTCGCCTACGGCGCCGAGCTGATGAAAGCCAACCCGCCTCATTTGACCGACTGGTCGATTCTCGCTCGCATCGCGCGGATTGGGATTGAAGCCGGAAAGAGCTTCGACGCAAGCAAAGTGAGCGCCGAAACGCTGACGGCCGGGGCCGCGGCCGGAATGCAGCTGATGCTGGAAAAGATGCCGACCCTGGCGCGCGTCGCGAACGGCTGGGAGATGAATACCGACACGATGGGCGTCTATGGCGACTATTACTTGAAGCGCGCGATCGTCGCGCTGGCCGGGCTGGGCGCAAACCAACCCGAGGACGCGATCTATCCGCTCAACGTCGCCGACCGTTCGGGCGCGCCGGTCGTGGGGGAAAATCGCTACGTCCTGCACTTCAAAAAGGAAGAACTGCCTCCGGTCAGTGCGTTTTGGTCGCTGACGATGTACGATGCGCAAGGCTTTCAGATCGCCAATTCGATCGACCGTTTCGCGATCGGCGATCGCGACGAGCTCGAGTACAACGCCGACGGATCGCTCGATCTCTACATTCAGAACGAGAGCCCCGGCAGCGACAGGGAATCGAACTGGCTGCCGGCGCCCCAAAGCGGCGCGCTGGGGCTAACGTTGCGGCTCTACGCTCCGCGGCCTCAAGCGCTCGACGGGCGCTGGAACCCGCCGCCGATCGACCGCGTATAGAATAAGACCGGCTCCCCGTTGTAAAGGCTCTCCTCGAGAATTTCGTAGCCGCATTTCTCCGCGACGCGCCGTGACGCCGCGTTTTGCGGATTTATCAGGCAGAAGCTCGTTGGCTGCGCGACGTTTGCATCGGCCCAAGAGAGTGCCGCGCGCGCCGCCTCGGTGGCATAGCCTTTTCCGTGCGCGCGGGGAACGATTGCGAACCCGAGTTCGGGGCGGCCTCTCAGGGACGCAGAGACGTCGCGTTTGAAATCGGCGAGGCCGGCCTCGCCAACGAACTCATTTGAGCCCTTCTCCTCGATCGCCCAATAGCCAAATCCCAAGAGCGCCCAATGGCCGATGTACGTGCAGATTCTCGACCACGTCTGCTGCTCGGT comes from Candidatus Cybelea sp. and encodes:
- a CDS encoding DUF1254 domain-containing protein; protein product: MSPTSATNATLGDSLTIVREAYAYLYPLILMDITRKQLTNADAKVNPIGGPANAFTHVRAFPTAQMRAVVRPNFDTLYSSAWLDLTDGPAILSTADTGGRYFLLPMLDMWTDVFAVPGKRTNGTGAASFAIVPPGWNGDLPAGVDRIDAPTPFVWIIGRTQTNGVGDYGAVHRIQDGYTITALVDWGKAPRAIEQHVDPSVDTKTEPLRQVQDMPAAAYFAYGAELMKANPPHLTDWSILARIARIGIEAGKSFDASKVSAETLTAGAAAGMQLMLEKMPTLARVANGWEMNTDTMGVYGDYYLKRAIVALAGLGANQPEDAIYPLNVADRSGAPVVGENRYVLHFKKEELPPVSAFWSLTMYDAQGFQIANSIDRFAIGDRDELEYNADGSLDLYIQNESPGSDRESNWLPAPQSGALGLTLRLYAPRPQALDGRWNPPPIDRV
- a CDS encoding GNAT family N-acetyltransferase, which translates into the protein TEQQTWSRICTYIGHWALLGFGYWAIEEKGSNEFVGEAGLADFKRDVSASLRGRPELGFAIVPRAHGKGYATEAARAALSWADANVAQPTSFCLINPQNAASRRVAEKCGYEILEESLYNGEPVLFYTRSIGGGFQRPSSA